In Helianthus annuus cultivar XRQ/B chromosome 8, HanXRQr2.0-SUNRISE, whole genome shotgun sequence, a single genomic region encodes these proteins:
- the LOC110870291 gene encoding protein NYNRIN-like — protein MVKKPDGTWRMCIDFKDLNKACPKDAYPLPEIDLKVDSLVPYRFKCFLDAYKGYHQIKMSKEDEEKTTFHTDVGIFCYTKMPFGLRNAGATYQRLMDKVFEAQIGRNLEVYVDDLVIKSSEEKQMLADIEETFQRLREYNIKLNPKKCSFGVEEGKFLGVVVTRDGFKANPEKVAAIARMPSPRTLKEAQALNGRLVAINRFLARHAEKSLPFIKTLKDCLSKKNFKWTSEAEQALQEMKRFIEGLPTLTAPRPSEILKMYLAAAHTAVSAVLMVEREGKQTPIYYISRVLAGPETRYPTLEKLVLALVHATRRLRRYFQAHRVQILTNYPLQQVLHKPEVSGRLAKWAIELGALDIEYQKRTAVKGQVIADFLAEIPEGEVITDLVIQDIPESSTTRQTWKLYTDGSSSGKGSGAGLMLISPDQIRLMYALRFDFECSNNEAEYEALLAGLRMAKSMGAARVDAYVDSLLVNNQVNETYEAKNESMAKYLAKTKELMDSFDKVTLNHVHRGKNQIADALSKLATSGMEKEVKVETLQTPSIEPRSVSAITIEEPCWYTPILRFLETGELPPAKGEAQKIQTKALQYEVNDGVLYRKSYLGPLLRCVSPVESKYLISEIHAGLCGIHAGPRAVVAKIHSAGYYWPGMHEDAVTELRKCRSCQKFAPQTIRPKNSLVPVTAAWPFQKWAVDIVGPFPPAPGKLKYLIVAVDYFTKWVEAKPLAKITAENAKKLLWEHIVCRFGLPLYLVSDNGTQFTDRIFQEWCTDLHIQQIFTSVAHPQGNGQVERTNRSLLEGIKKRLGHEGSSWVEELPHVLWAHRTMPKTSNNETPFSLTYGMEAMIPAEAGLPSLRRLNIGNDNDQSLREGLDLLEERREAAAISEARYKKALEKYYNKRVAKLSFKAGDYVMRDNEASRMEPSGKLGPNWEGPYIIQEDLGKGAYRLSRLDGTPIPRSWNIAQLRKCYL, from the coding sequence ATGGTGAAAAAACCAGATGGCACGtggcgaatgtgcatcgatttcaAAGACTTAAACAAGGCGTGCCCAAAAGATGCGTACCCGTTACCCGAGATTGATTTAAAGGTCGACTCCCTGGTACCCTATCGATTCAAGTGTTTCCTAGACGCGTATAAAGGGTACCACCAGATTAAAATGTCCAAGGAAGATGAAGAAAAAACAACGTTTCATACCGACGTGGGCATCTTTTGTTACACCAAGATGCCTTTTGGGCTACGAAACGCAGGAGCTACCTATCAGAGGCTCATGGACAAGGTGTTTGAGGCACAGATCGGGCGAAATTTGGAAGTCTATGTAGATGACCTCGTAATTAAAAGCAGCGAAGAAAAACAGATGTTGGCAGATATAGAGGAAACTTTCCAGCGGCTCAGAGAGTACAACataaaattaaatccaaagaaGTGTTCGTTTGGGGTGGAAGAGGGGAAGTTCCTGGGGGTAGTAGTCACCCGAGACGGTTTTAAAGCTAACCCGGAAAAGGTAGCCGCCATAGCGCGAATGCCTTCTCCCCGAACGCTGAAAGAAGCTCAAGCCCTAAATGGACGACTGGTAGCAATCAACAGGTTCTTAGCGAGGCACGCCGAAAAGTCATTGCCCTTCATAAAAACATTAAAAGATTGCCTCAGCAAGAAGAATTTCAAATGGACCAGCGAAGCGGAGCAGGCTCTGCAAGAAATGAAACGTTTTATAGAAGGGTTACCTACGCTGACAGCGCCCAGACCCAGTGAAATACTAAAGATGTATTTAGCGGCAGCTCATACGGCGGTGAGCGCCGTGCTCATGGTCGAACGAGAAGGGAAACAAACACCAATATACTACATAAGCCGGGTGCTAGCGGGGCCTGAAACGCGCTATCCTACACTGGAAAAGCTAGTTTTAGCATTAGTACACGCCACGAGGCGACTAAGAAGATACTTTCAGGCACACCGTGTACAAATCTTAACCAATTACCCGCTACAGCAAGTTTTGCACAAGCCAGAGGTTTCGGGCAGGTTGGCTAAATGGGCCATTGAGCTGGGGGCTTTAGATATTGAATATCAGAAGCGAACAGCGGTTAAAGGGCAAGTGATTGCTGATTTTTTAGCTGAAATACCGGAAGGAGAAGTCATTACGGACCTAGTCATCCAAGATATACCAGAGTCCAGCACTACAAGGCAAACTTGGAAACTATACACTGATGGATCATCTAGCGGAAAGGGGTCCGGTGCAGGCCTAATGCTAATAAGTCCAGATCAAATCAGACTAATGTACGCCTTACGTTTCGACTTTGAATGTTCTAATAATGAAGCGGAGTACGAGGCATTATTGGCAGGGTTACGGATGGCAAAATCCATGGGGGCAGCCAGGGTAGACGCATACGTCGACTCGTTGCTGGTTAACAATCAGGTAAACGAAACGTATGAAGCAAAAAACGAGTCAATGGCGAAATACCTGGCGAAAACTAAAGAACTCATGGATTCCTTCGACAAGGTCACGCTCAACCATGTACATAGAGGAAAGAATCAAATAGCAGACGCCCTAAGCAAACTCGCCACCTCAGGCATGGAAAAGGAAGTCAAAGTCGAAACGTTACAGACACCCTCAATCGAACCACGGAGTGTTTCCGCCATCACAATAGAAGAACCTTGCTGGTATACTCCGATTCTACGCTTCCTCGAAACGGGTGAGCTACCTCCCGCCAAGGGCGAGGCACAGAAGATACAAACAAAAGCGCTACAATATGAGGTCAATGATGGTGTCCTATACCGAAAATCTTACTTGGGTCCGTTGCTGCGATGTGTTTCCCCAGTAGAGTCAAAGTACCTCATCAGCGAAATTCACGCGGGTCTATGCGGCATACACGCCGGACCTCGAGCAGTGGTGGCCAAAATCCATAGCGCGGGATATTACTGGCCTGGGATGCACGAAGACGCTGTAACGGAACTACGAAAATGCCGCAGTTGCCAGAAGTTTGCTCCTCAGACAATACGGCCCAAGAACAGCCTGGTACCGGTGACAGCAGCGTGGCCTTTCCAGAAATGGGCCGTGGATATCGTAGGACCTTTCCCGCCGGCCCCCGGAAAGTTGAAGTACCTAattgtggcggttgattacttcaccaaatgggtggaagcaaaaCCTTTGGCTAAGATAACGGCGGAAAATGCCAAAAAACTCCTCTGGGAGCACATAGTGTGCAGGTTCGGGTTACCGCTTTACCTAGTGAGTGACAATGGGACACAGTTCACGGATAGAATTTTCCAGGAATGGTGCACTGATCTCCACATCCAGCAGATTTTCACGTCGGTAGCACACCCCCAAGGTAACGGACAGGTGGAGCGGACGAACAGGAGTTTGCTAGAGGGCATCAAAAAGCGACTGGGGCACGAGGGAAGCTCGTGGGTGGAAGAATTGCCACATGTCCTTTGGGCACATAGAACAATGCCCAAAACTAGCAACAACGAAACCCCATTCAGCCTTACCTACGGAATGGAGGCGATGATACCTGCTGAAGCAGGGTTACCGTCATTACGCCGTCTCAACATAGGCAATGACAACGACCAATCTCTGAGAGAAGGCTTGGATTTGTTGGAAGAAAGGCGTGAGGCAGCCGCCATCAGCGAAGCACGATACAAGAAAGCGTTGGAAAAGTATTATAACAAACGGGTGGCTAAACTAAGTTTCAAGGCAGGTGATTACGTCATGCGTGACAACGAAGCAAGTAGAATGGAACCTTCAGGAAAACTGGGCCCAAACTGGGAAGGCCCTTATATCATCCAAGAAGATCTGGGTAAAGGGGCCTATCGCCTATCCCGACTAGATGGCACGCCAATACCGCGCAGTTGGAACATCGCCCAGTTGAGGAAATGCTACCTGTAA
- the LOC110873314 gene encoding kinesin-like protein KIN-5C, which yields MSSRHDKGVNVQVLLRCRPFSDDELRNNAPHVVTCNDQQREVAVSQSIAGKQIDRVFTFDKVFGPRSLQKDLYEQAVIPIVKEVLEGFNCTIFAYGQTGTGKTYTMEGDCKRSKSGPKGELPSGAGVIPRAVKQIFDTLEHQNAEYSVKVTFLELYNEEITDLLAPEEITRVVEEKQKKLLPLMEDGKGGVLVKGLEEEIVTSASEIFSLLERGSAKRKTAETLLNKQSSRSHSLFSITIHIKEATPEGEELIKCGKLNLVDLAGSENISRSGAREGRAREAGEINKSLLTLGRVITALVEHLGHIPYRDSKLTRLLRDSLGGRTKTCIIATVSPAVHCLEETLSTLDYAHRAKNIRNKPEVNQKMMKTTLIKDLYGEIERLKAEVYATREKNGVYIPKDRYYQEELERKSMADRIEQMEAKIENQQEQFNELQTNYNARVQECSNLTIKLNSTQNKLDETSKELSNAQEEVKRCQYTIKEREFIIREQKKAENALANQACVLRSKLERSYKDNASLFMKIAREDKMNAENRSVVNKFESELKKDVKSLCNTVATSMSQQNEQLECIEKFCHTFINLNDKAMIDLKKKVNGSRALYVSHIEELQNVVLLHKANSNANLEDVKSSVSSNAGSIEELLTEEATKGISIFNELQSSLSTQQGEMAHFARELRQRFSVSVEHSVDISKYINEFFDMLMKESKELASHAVQVDGKQTNNIDEFKKAYAEHSKSDAQKLIAEVTSLVSNHICRQKEMVDARLATIRETAAGGKKVLEQHVSSVDRITSNAKRKWQDFYMQAENDAKENAVFAAAKHCRFESVLQKTVDATESALNHSKTTHDSVIEMGKQHLTAVDTLIRSALDSNDQHDHEFNSLRVTAKDDVLKTSEDISKHTDSTSEQERNVISSIQETTKSHIKNLESLREGHATQSSVIEQKAHDTFHDKYMDYEPSGNTPIRNDKDVPSKGSIESLRAMPMESLSEEFRENNSFESFTGNESKICSTPRPPLAQIN from the exons ATGTCCAGTCGCCATGACAAAGGAGTCAATGTTCAGGTCCTCCTTCGTTGCAG GCCGTTTAGTGACGATGAGCTGAGGAACAACGCTCCGCATGTAGTGACTTGTAATGACCAGCAGAGAGAAGTTGCGGTTTCGCAGAGTATTGCCGGAAAGCAAATCGATAGGGTTTTTACGTTTGATAAG GTTTTTGGACCTAGATCTCTTCAAAAAGATTTATATGAGCAAGCAGTCATTCCCATTGTAAAAGAAGTGTTAGAAGGATTTAACTGTACGATATTTGCGTACGGACAGACAGGAACGGGGAAAACATACACCATGGAAGGTGATTGCAAAAGGTCAAAG AGCGGGCCGAAAGGCGAGTTACCTTCCGGAGCAGGAGTAATCCCTCGAGCCGTCAAACAAATTTTTGATACTTTAGAACACCAAAACGCAGAGTATAGCGTTAAAGTAACTTTCTTGGAGCTATATAACGAAGAGATCACCGATTTACTTGCTCCGGAAGAAATCACTCGGGTTGTCGAAGAAAAACAGAAAAAGCTTTTGCCGCTTATGGAAGACGGTAAAGGTGGAGTTCTTGTAAAGGGATTAGAAGAAGAGATCGTGACGAGTGCTAGCGAAATTTTTTCTTTGTTGGAAAGAGGGTCTGCGAAACGTAAAACTGCAGAAACCTTGTTAAACAAGCAATCAAG TCGGTCACATTCGTTGTTTTCTATAACTATCCATATCAAAGAGGCTACACCGGAAGGTGAAGAACTGATCAAATGTGGCAAACTGAATCTGGTTGATTTAGCTGGTTCCGAAAATATTTCTCGATCTGGAGCCAGGGAG GGGCGTGCAAGAGAAGCCGGAGAAATAAACAAAAGTTTACTTACTCTAGGACGAGTAATAACAGCGCTAGTTGAGCATCTTGGGCACATCCCTTATAG AGATAGCAAGTTGACTCGTCTACTACGTGATTCATTGGGTGGACGGACCAAAACGTGTATTATTGCTACCGTATCTCCTGCTGTTCATTGTCTTGAAGAGACTTTGAGCACATTGGACTATGCTCATAGGGCAAAAAATATCAGGAACAAACCGGAGGTAAATCAGAAGATGATGAAAACAACTCTTATCAAAGATCTGTATGGTGAAATTGAAAGACTCAAAGCTG AGGTTTATGCCACACGTGAGAAAAATGGCGTTTATATACCAAAAGACCGATATTATCAAGAGGAGTTGGAACGCAAG TCAATGGCAGATCGAATTGAACAAATGGAAGCTAAGATAGAAAACCAACAAGAG CAATTTAACGAGCTGCAAACTAATTACAATGCGCGTGTTCAAGAGTGTTCCAATTTGACCATCAAGCTTAATTCTACTCAG AATAAGCTTGATGAAACCAGCAAGGAGTTGTCGAACGCTCAGGAAGAAGTAAAAAGATGTCAGTATACGATTAAGGAGCGGGAATTTATAATACGTGAACAGAAAAAAGCAG AAAATGCACTCGCAAATCAAGCTTGTGTCCTGCGGTCTAAATTAGAAAGATCCTATAAGGACAATGCTTCGTTGTTTATGAAGATCG CAAGAGAAGATAAAATGAACGCTGAAAACCGATCCGTTGTGAATAAGTTTGAATCTGAGCTCAAAAAAGACGTTAAATCTCTATGCAACACTGTCGCGACTTCAATGTCTCAACAAAATGAACAACTTGAATGCATCGAGAAGTTTTGTCACACTTTCATTAACCTTAATGATAAG GCCATGATTGACTTGAAAAAGAAAGTTAATGGTTCGAGAGCGTTGTATGTTTCTCACATTGAGGAACTGCAAAACGTTGTACTTTTGCACAAAGCAAACTCTAATGCGAACTTAGAGGACGTTAAATCTTCGGTTTCTTCCAACGCCGGTTCTATTGAAGAA CTACTAACCGAAGAAGCTACCAAAGGAATTTCGATTTTTAACGAGCTACAATCCTCTTTATCAACTCAACAAGGAGAAATGGCACATTTTGCTAGAGAGCTTCGACAG agATTTAGTGTCAGTGTTGAACATTCAGTTGATATATCCAAGTACATTAATGAATTCTTCGATATGCTGATGAAAGAATCCAAAGAGCTAGCGAGTCACGCTGTTCAAGTCGAtgggaaacaaacaaacaacattgATGAATTTAAGAAGGCATACGCG GAACACTCAAAATCCGATGCACAAAAACTCATCGCTGAAGTTACAAGTTTGGTCTCTAACCATATTTGTCGTCAAAAAGAGATG GTGGATGCTCGGCTCGCAACTATCAGAGAAACGGCTGCAGGAGGCAAGAAGGTTTTGGAACAACACGTGTCATCTGTTGACAGAATCACATCGAATGCCAAaagaaaatggcaagatttctaTATGCAAGCGGAAAACGATGCTAAAGAGAATGCAGTTTTTGCTGCTGCAAAACACTGCCGTTTCGAGTCGGTGTTACAGAAAAC TGTTGATGCTACTGAATCGGCTCTAAACCATTCGAAAACAACACATGACTCGGTGATTGAAATGGGAAAACAACATCTCACAGCAGTGGACACCCTTATCAG GAGCGCGTTAGATAGTAACGATCAGCATGATCATGAGTTTAATTCTTTAAGGGTGACCGCTAAAGATGACGTGTTGAAGACTAGTGAAGATATATCAAAGCACACAGACA GTACATCAGAACAGGAAAGAAATGTCATTTCTTCGATACAGGAAACAACAAAATCTCATATTAAAAATCTTGAGAGCTTACGTGAAGGCCATGCAACTCAATCTTCCGTAATAGAGCAGAAGGCTCATGATACATTCCACGACAAATACATG GATTATGAGCCATCTGGAAACACTCCTATAAGAAATGATAAGGATGTTCCAAGTAAAGGGAGCATAGAATCACTTAGAGCAATGCCAATGGAGAGTTTATCAGAAGAATTCCGAGAAAATAACTCGTTCGAATCGTTTACAGGGAACGAGTCAAAGATTTGTTCTACTCCACGGCCACCGTTGGCACAAATCAACTAA